The Kribbella amoyensis genomic sequence CCAGCAGATGCAGCCCGATATCGCCTGCCTCGACCGCGTACGCCGCACCGACCGGATCCGCCTGCGGGTCGTACGTCTGCACCAGCGCGATCGGTACGTCGTCCAGGTGCACCACGTACACGTGATGGGTCGGCACCGAATCGAGGAAGCGATAAATCTCCGCGATCTCGTCCCGCGACAACCGCCCCATTCCCCAGAAGCTCGCGCGTTCCGCGCTGACCCAACCGTGGATCAGGTCGAGATCCCGCTCCGGGTCCGCCTCGATCACCCGGACCACCCCGAACCCGGCGAGCTCGTGAACGAAGGTCCGGTCCTCCTGCACCAGCTGATCCCACTCGGTCACGATCGGCGCCAACTCACCGCGCTGCCACAACGGCAACTGATCGTGGTGATGCGGATCGCCCAGCACCCCCGACGCCCCGAGCGGCACGATCCACGCGCTGTCCTCCCGCCGAGCCAGGTCCCACGCGTACCGAGCGGCCGAACCCCGGATACAGACATCGCTGGGACCGGGAACGGCGGACGTGGACATCACGCAATGGTGGTCCCCGGAGACGCTGAGGTCGAACGGCTGCTCGCCGGGCCCGAACACGGGACCGCGCAACGCGTGCAACGGCGTCAGCTGATGCGTGTCACCCCAAGGACCACGGGGTCTCCGCGCAGCGACGTCCTCGAGCGCGTCCCGGCCGAGAACGGCCAGGTCGATCGACCGCAGGAGCTCGGTGGTGAGCAGGTTCTCCAGGCCGAAGGTGACATGGGTCAGAGTGTCGAGCCACGGCACGAACAGCTCCGGACACTCCGGCGCGTCGTCCAACCCGGCGAGCGCCGGATGATCCGCGATCCGACGCGCCAGCGCCTTGCGGACCGCGGCGTACTCCGAGGCGACGGTACTCCCTGCGTCCATCCGCCGGTCCCACGCCAGCAGCCGATCACGCAATGCGGAGGCCGCCGGGGTGAGGTCGTCCAGCCGTTCCAGCAGGTCGAGCAGGAGCCCGGCTGATCCGAGCCAGGTGTCCGTGTGGACGACCGGCATCTCGTCGACGCGCCAGCCCGTCCGCTCGCTGAGGAGCTCCCGGATCCGCCGGGACCGATGCGGCGCGGCGAACTCGACCCCGAGCGATCCGGCCAGCTCTCGCGCGTTCGCCATCACGGCGACGTCGTCGACCGTTGCCCGCGGCATCTGCTCGTACCAGCCCTGCCAGCCGTACTCCGCCTCCCAGCCCGGAACGATGCGCAGCCGGTTGGCCTCGTGGCGTCGCGGGACCAGCCCGGCCGTCCGGTGCAGGAGGCCGCCTTCGGTATCGGCGGCGAGGACCACGTTCACCGGTTCGACCCAAGCGTCCACGGCCGCGTCGATGTCGGCGACAGTGCTTGCCCTCAGCAACTTCGGCAGCACCTCGAACCCGATCCGCCCGGTCACCCGTGGCGGGTACCGCAAGCTGATCGCCGTCTCCGCTTCGGGCCCACCGATGATCACCGGCCCACGCGCCGTCTCGATCACCTCGACCGCCACGTCGTCGGCCCCCGCGACGGCCACCGTCTCCGTCTGCGCCTTGGCCTGCTCCCAGCCGTCCGGCCCCAGGGCTTCCACGCCGGAGGCGGTGCGGCGGAGTTGCTCGCGGTACAGGTCCTGGTAGTCGGCCATCGCGTTCGTGATCGCCCACGCGACCCCGCCGGTGTGACCGAAGTGCGCGAGCCCCGGGATCCCGGGAACGGCGAGCCCGATCACGTCGTACTCCGGGCAGGCCAGCCGAATCTGCTGGTAGACGCCGGGGCTCTCGATGTACCGATGCGGGTCACCCGCGATGATCGGCTGTCCGGTCGCGGTCCGGTCGCCCGGGATCAGCCAGCCGTTGCTGCCCGCGGTTCGCGGACCCTCCGAGGTGAACAGGTCGATCGCCTCGTCCCCGAGCTTCCGGGCGACCTGGTCGCGCCAGAGTTTTGTCGGGAAGCCGGCGAAGAGGATGTGCACGGCCAGCCAGATCCCGACCGGCGTCCACGGCTCCCACTCCTCGAGAATCAGCCCGGTCGCCGCGAACTCGGGCGCCCTCGCCGCCCCGCCGGGGAGCGCGTGGTTGACCCCGGCAACGTACGCCTCGATCCATTCCCGGGTCTCGTCGTCGAGCGCCGCGAAGCAGCGCTGCGCGGTGTCGGACAAGCGGGCCTGCCGGGCGAACACGTCCCAGCCGACCGCCTCGCCGCCGAGGAACGCCGCGCTGGTCCCTAGCAGCCGCCGGCGTTCCAGCTCGAGCTGCCAGGCCCGGTCCGCGGCCGCGTTGGTGCCCTGCAGGTACGCGAGTGCGAGTGGATCGCCGGCCCGCAGGTGCGGGACACCCCAGGGATCCCGGAAGACTTTGGCGTTCACTGCACATCCCGCTCCCAGTTAGGTTAGCCTTCGCTAACTTACAAGTCAGCTTGTTCGGGCCGCAATGGCCATTTTCGCCGGAAGGAGTCGCTCGTGGGGCATGGCTGGGAAGGGGTGGTCCTCAAGCTGTTCCGCGGCAAGGACTTCGAGTTCACCGTGACCGGCGCCGAACAGGTGACCGAACGCTATCGCCGGGTGCACTTCACCGACGGCGGGCTGCTCGCGGCGGTCGGCACGCACCCGACCATGTGGGTGCGGCTGTGGTTCGACAACGCGGGCAAGCCGCACCAGCGCGCGTACACCCTGGTCGACCCGGACGTCGAGGCGGGGACGTTCAGCCTGGAGTTCGCGCTGCACGACGGCTGCGCGTCGGACTGGTCGCTCAAGGCCGAGCCGGGTGACACCATCGAGGCGACCCTGCAGGGCACCGGGTTCGAGGTACCGGACCCGTTGCCGGAGCGGATGCTGGTGATCGGCGACCCGGCCTCGCTGCCGGCGATCAACTCGCTGCTCGGGGTGGCGCCGAAGCTGCCGGCCACGATCTGGTTCGAGACCTCGCACGACTCCGACCACGACCTGCCGATGCGCTTCGACCCGGACCGGCACGACGTCCGTCACGTCCACCGGTCCGACGGGCAACTGGTCGAGGACGTGAAGGCGACGCTGCCCGCGTTGGTGGCGGACCCGGCCTCCGCGTTCGTGTGGATCGCCTGCGACACCGCGACCACCCGCACGCTCACGTCGTACGTGCTGAAGGAGCTGCGGATCCCGAAGGACCGGGTCAAGGCGCTCGGTTATTGGCGCGCGGCCTGACACGAAGCCCGGATAGCTTGGCCGGGTGATCCGTACCCTCGACCCGGCCGACCCCGCGATCGGCCCCCGTCTGCTCGCGATCCAGCACGCCGCGTACGCCGTCGAGGCCGAGCTGATCGGCTTCGACGGCATCCCGCCGTTGCGCGAGGACCTGCCGGCCCTGATGGCCTCGACCGAACACTGGCTGGGCCGCTTCGTCGACGACGCCCTGGTCGCCGCGGTCGCGTACGAGCTGCCCGACGACCGGACCGTCGACATCACCCGCCTCGTCGTCGACCCCGCGTACGCCCGGCAGGGGCACGCACGGGCCCTCCTCGACAGCCTCGACGACGTCCAGCCGAGACCGGTCGCCGTCGTGTCGACCGGGACGGCCAACACGCCGGCGATCGCGCTCTACCAGGGCCGCGGCTTCGAGGAGACCGACCGCCTCGAGATCGCCCCGGGCGTCACCATCACCCGCTTCCGCCGGTCCCGCGACGAGATCGGACTCACCTGAGCTCAGGCCAAACCGAGGGCGGTCCAGGAGATCGCCGGGAGGGTGAGCTTCAGCCGGCCGTCGGCGAGCTGGACGCCTTCGGTCGGGCGCGGGGTGACGCGGTCCGGGTTCGTGGCGGAGTTGACGGCGAGCGGGTCGGCATCGGTGAGGGTATGGGCCTCGAGGATCTCGGCCACCGCGGTGCGGGTGAGATCCACCTCGACCTCGATCGGGGTGTCGGCCGAGCGGTTCACCAGGAACACGGCGAGCTTGCCGCCCTCGTCGTACGTCGCGACCGCGTCGACCGCGGGCACCTCGCCGAACTTGGCCGTCTCGATCAGCGGCGACGAGGTCTCCACCCGGAGCACGTCACCGGCCGCGAGCCGGGAGGTGAGCGCGAACGGGTGGAACGTCGGCTGCCGCCAGGCCGGGCCGCCGGGCTCGGTCATGATCGGCGCGATCACGTTCGCCAGCTGGGCCAGACAGGCGACCGCGACCCGGTCGCTGTGCCGGAGCAACGAGATCAGCAAGTTGCCGACGACAACGGCATCGGCGACGTTGTACTCGTCCTCGATCCGCCGCGGCGCCACCTCCCACTGGTCGCCGGGGCCGTCGGTCCGCCGGGAACGCTCGCCGTACCAGACGTTCCACTCGTCGAACGAGATGTCGATCCGCTTGCGGCTCTTCAGCTCCGCGCCCACGTGGTCGGCGCTGGCCACGACCGAGTCGATGAAGCGGTCCATGTCCACGGCGGACGCGAGGAACGAGGCCGTGTCCCCGTCGTCGTTGCCGTAGTACGCGTGACAGGAGATGTGATCGACGAAGTCGTAGCTCTCCCGCAGGACCTCGCGTTCCCAGGTCCCGAAGGTCGGCATCCGCGAGCTGGACGACCCGCACGCGACCAGTTGCAGGTCCGGCTCGACCATCCGCATCGCCCGCGCCGTCTCGGCCGCCAGCCGGCCGTACTCCGTGGCCGTCTTGTGCCCGATCTGCCACGGCCCGTCCAGCTCGTTGCCGAGACACCACCAGGTGATCCCGTACGGTGTGGTCGCGCCGTGCTGCCCGCGCAGGTCCGACAGTGCCGTCCCGCCCGGGTGATTCGCGTACTCCAGCAGGTCGAGCGCCTCCTGGACCCCGCGGGTGCCGAGGTTGACCGCCATCATCGGCTCGACGTCGGCCTTGGCGCACCAGCGGATGAACTCGTCCAGGCCGAACTGGTTCGTCTCGACGCTGTGCCAGGCCAGGTCCAGTCGGCGCGGCCGGCCCTCCCGCGGCCCGACACCGTCCTCCCAGCGGTACCCGGAGACGAAGTTGCCGCCGGGGTAGCGGACCAGCGAGACGCCGAGCTCGCGGGTCAGTTCGAGGACGTCCTTGCGGAATCCGTCCTCGTCCGCGGTCGCGTGGCCGGGCTCGTAGATCCCGGTGTAGACGCAGCGGCCCATGTGCTCCACGAAGGTACCGAAGGTCCGGCGGTTGACCGGCGCGATCGTGAAGGCGGGATCGAGGACGAGTGAGGCAGAGGTCACGGGGGTGGCTCCTGTCGTGGGGTGGAGGGGGTCAGCCCTTGATGCCGGCGTCGCCGACACCGCGGACGACCTGGCGTTGGAAGAGGGCGAAGACGATCAGCAGCGGCAGGCCGCCGAGGACGGCCGACGCCATGATCTGGGCGTAGCGCAGGCCGTACGAGCCCTGCACGTTGGCGAGTCCGACCGGGATCGTCATCATCGACGGGTCGGTGGTCACGATGAACGGCCAGAGGAAGTTGTTCCAGGCCCCGATGAAGGTGAAGATGGCGACCGCGCCGAGCACCGGCCGCGACATCGGCACCATCACGCTCCAGACGATCCGCAGCCGGGTCGCACCGTCCACCCGGGCCGCGTCCTCGTAGTCACGGGAGACGCCGTCGAAAAACTTCTTCAGCACGAACACCATCACCGGCGCGACCACCTGCGGCAACACGATGCCCCAGTACGTGTCGACCAGCCGCAGGCTCGACATCTCCTGGAACAACGGCACGATCAGCACCTGCGGCGGGACCAGGATGCCGGCGATCAGCAGGCCGAACAGGACGCGCCGGCCGGGGAACGTGGTCCGGGAGAACCCGTACGCCGCGAGCGTGGACACGCCCAACGTCAGAACGGTCACCAGGCAGGCCACGATCGTGCTGTTCAGGAACCAGCGCAGGATCGAACCCTGGTCCACCACGCTCTGGTACGCCGCGAAGGTCGGTGCCTCCGGCAACCAGGTGATCGGGGTCCGGGTGGTCTCCGGTTCGGGTTTGAGCGAGGTGTCGACGGCCCACAGCAACGGGGCCAGCCAGACCAGCGCGAGCAGGACCGCGCCGACCGCCAGCGCGACCTGGGGAAACGTGAACCGTGGTACGACCGGGCCGCTCGGCTTCGTCCTCGGGATCGTCACGGAGCTCATCGGTCCGCCTCCTTCCGGCCGCCGAACAGCCTGAACTGCGCGATCGACACGATCACGATGACGAGGAAGAACATGTACGAGACCGCGGACGCGTAGCCGATCCGGTAACTGGTGAAGCCGCTCTCGTAGATGTACTGGATGATCGGCCGGGTGGCGTAGTTCGGGCCGCCGTCGGTCATCAGGTAGATCTGGTCGAAGATCTTCAGCGACGCGACCAGCTGCAGCACGACGATCAGCCCGGTGGTCCGGCTGAGCAGCGGCAGGGTGATCCGGAACAGTTGCTGCCGGCCACTCGCCCCGTCGATCGCGGCGGCCTCGTAGACCTGCTCGGGGATGCCCTGCAACGCGGCCAGGTAGAGCAGGAAGTTGAACCCCACGGTCCACCAGACCGTGGTGATCACGACCGCGAGCATGGCCCGGTTCTCGGTGTTCAGCCAGTCGATCTCGGCGAACCCGCCGGCCGTCAGCAGCCCGTTCACCAGGCCGAAGCCGGGCTGGTAGATCCACACCCAGATCAGCGTGACCACGGTCGCGGGCAGCACGAACGGCGCGAAGTAGGCGAACCGCAGGAACCAGCCGAGCAGGCCCTGGCGGTTCGCGAGCAGCGCCATCACGAGCGCGATCACGACCAGCGGCGGCGTACTCATCGCGGTGAAGACCAGGGTGTTCCTCAGCGACGCCCAGACCGCGGGATCGCCGAACATCTCCTGCCAGTTGCGCAGGCCGAGGAACTCCTGCTGCACGCCGGCCAGGCTGGTGTTGAAGAAGCTGTTCCACAGGCCGGACAACGTCGGCCAGAGCAGGAAGAACGCGAACAGCACGCCGAACGGGGCAACGAAGAAGAGGCCGCCCCATTTCTCGGTCCAGGGTGGTCCCGGTCGCTGCGGCGCGGTCGTGGTCGGTGGGCTGGAGGTGGTGCGGGGCGGTGTCTGCACGGCCATCGGGTCAGCTCCTGTCAGACCGGGGACGGGGTGTCGAGCAGCTTCCGGGTGGCGGCCTTGAACTGGTCGAGGCCCTGGCGAGGCGTCGTCCGGCCGGCCAGTACTCCCGCGAAGGCGGCCCCCGCTTCGTTCTGCAGCTGCGCGCCGGATCCGCTGAACCACGCGTCCGGGTCGAACAGCACGTCGGGCGCGACCGAGCGGTACTCGGCCTGCGGCTTGAGGTTCAGGTACTCCGGACTGGCGACCACCGGCTGGTACGCGGGGATGTGACCGCCCGCCGCCCACTCCGCGCTGTTCTTCAGCATCCAGGCGATGTACTCGATCGTCGCCGCGGTGTCGGCCTCGTTCCGGACGGCCTGGTGCGGCAGCACGAACGTGTGCGCGTCCCCGGCGTACTTCGGCACGTCGTACACGACCGGGAACGGCGCCATGCTGAACGGCAGCTTCGCGGTCTGGTACGTCGTCACCTCCCACTCGCCGTTGAAGCTCAGCCCGGCGTCACCGTTGCTGAACTGGGCCACCAGCGACGGGTAGTCGGCCGACTTCGGGGTGAGTCCGTCGGCGGCGAGTTTCGCCATCAGCCCCAGGGCTTCCAGCGCCTTCGCGTCGTCGATCACCAGGTCCCGGCCGGACTCGTCGAAGAACCCGCCCTCCAGTTGGCCGTAGAGGGTCCACCACATCCGCCACGGGTTGGTGGTCTCGATCGACGCGGCGAACTTGCCGGTCACCTCCTTGACCGCGCGGAGCATGTCGAGGAACGGCTCCACGCCACGGACCGGCTTGATCCGCCCGTCCGGACCGAGCAGCCCGGCCTTCGCGCAGATGTCGGTGTTGTAGTAGAGGACGAACGGGTGCTGGTCGAGCGGGACGGCGTACAGCTGTCCGTCGATCTTGCAGCGGTCCCAGGTGGCGGGCAGGAAGTCCGGCTCGGTGATGCCGGCCTTCGCCAGCAGGTCGAGCGGGATCGGGTCGAGCATGGTGGCCGGGCTGAAACCCTTCAGCCGGGACAGGTGCAGGGTGGCGACCTCGGGGGCGCGGCCGCCGGCCGCCGACATCGCCAGCTTGGTGTAGAACGGCGGGCCCCAGGCCAGCGTGTGCGCCTCGAAGGCCATGTCCTTGTGTTCGGCAACGAACTTGTCGTGGATCTGCAGCAGCCGGGCGCCGTCGCCGCCGCCGAACAGGTTCCACTCACGGATCCGCGCGTCCCGGCGCAGCGATCCGCAGCCGCCGAGGGTGGCGACGCCGGCCAGGCCGAGCGCGGCCGTCAGCACGGTGCGTCGGGTGGGGTGGGATGCAGTCATTCGCGTGTCCTCCCGGGGGCGGTGGAGCACGGGTGCGGGCAGGCTTCAGTACCGCACCGGCCTGTGGGTGGAGGCTGCCGGTGCGCACTTCTACATCGGTGTAGAAGGATGATGCCGACGCACCGCGAAGGCGTCAAGGCCTGGTCCGGTCACTGACCGGTAGTGGACTCCCGGACATGCAGCTGGTACTGCGCGACGATCTCGCGCTGGCCGGACTCGTCACCGTTCATCCGCTCGACCAGCAGCTCGACGGCGGTGGTCGCGATCTGGGCCCGGCCCGGATCGACCGTGGTCAGCGTGGGCGTGCTGTACCGGGCCTCGTCGATGTCGTCGAACCCGGCGACCGCGAGGTCGTCCGGCACCCGGATGCCGCGCTGGGCCAGCACCCGGAGCGCGCCGAGTGCGAGCGTGTCGTTGAGACCGAGGACGGCGTCGAACTTCTGCCCTGACTCGAGCAGCGCCGTCATCGCCTCGGCCCCCGTCGACCGGTGCCACGGCCCGGCGTACGCGGCGAGCTCGGGGAGCGGCTCCAGGCCCACCTCGGCCAGCGTCGCGGCGTACGCCCCGTACCGGATCGCGGCCGTGCCGACGATCTCGCCGGGGTGGGTGCCGAGGACGGCGATCCGGCGGCGGCCGAGGTCGAGCAGGTGCTGGACCGCGGCCCGGGTGCCGGCCACGTTGTCGATCATCACGTGGTCGACCGGGCCGTGGAAGATGCGCTCGCCGAGCAGGACGGTCGGCGTCGACGTCCGCAGGTGCTCGGCGTCGTCGGGGCCGAGGGCGAGCGGGCTGAACAGCAGGCCGTCGACCAGGTGGCCGCGTGGACGCGCGAGGGCGGCGAGCTCGCGTTCGCGGACGGCGCCGGTCTGCTCGATCATCACGGTCAGCCCGTGCTTCTCGGCGGCCGTGATGGCGGCGTCGGCCAGCTCCGCGAAGTACGGCAGGCTCAGTTCGGGGACGGCGAGGCCGATGATGCCGGTGCGGCCGGACTTGAGGTTCCGGGCCGAGATGTTCAGCTGGTACCCGAGGGCGTCGATCGACGCGAGCACCCGCAGCCGGGTCTCCTCACGGATGTACGGGTATCCGTTCATCACGTTCGAGACCGTCTTCGGCGAGACGCCCGCGTGCTGCGCGACGTCGCGCATCGTCACTGCCACCGTGCCACCTCCCCGTCGGACTCCGTCGGACTCCCAGAGGCTCACGGTAGTGCAACCGCGCCCGGACCCCGGATCAGGTGAGCAGGCCGTACGGGGGTTTGTCGAGCGGGGAGAGCCGGATCCCGAGCTGGCCGGCCTTGGTGAGGACGGAGTCGACCGGACGACCTAACCGCAGGCTGATCACGGAGGGCGGGATGTTGTCGGCGGCGAACTCCTTCAGTCGGGCCAGTTCCTTGCGGGTCCAAGGTTCACCGGCGTTCCGGATGGATTGCGGCAGGGCCATCGCTCTCACTTCTTCTCGATTTCGTTCTCCCTGTCACGGTGCCCCGGGCCGGGGTGATCGAAAACTGCGCAATCGCGGCATGACCGAGCGTGAACGCGCATCGGTACGGCTGCGTCAGTGCGCGTGCATCAGGACGGCTGCATCAGTACGTCTGGAGTTCGAGCAGGGTGCCCTCCGGGTCGCGGAGGTGGGCGGTCCGCAGGCCGGGTCCCCACTGCGGCCGGTCCTGCGGCGGCGCGACGACGGTGGCGCCGTACCGGGTGAGGATCTTGGTGGCGGCGTCCACGTCGTCGACCTTGAACACGAGCATCGTGGTGTCCTGGCTCGGTGCTGCCGTCGTCGGCCGGCTCTCGGTGCCGACCGCGCTCGCGATCGCGGCCCGGCTGAACACGGCGAGGCCGGCCTGGCCGTCCAGGTCCCAGTTGGCGTAACTCGCCTCGGGCACCACCTTGACCGGCTGGACGCCGAACAACTCGGCCAGGACGCCGCGGTAGAACTCCACCGCGGTTCCGAAGTCGCGGACCAGCAGGCGGGGAGAGAGCACGTCCATCGGGTGAGTCCTCATTAGTGGGTAACTACCAACGATTGGATCTGGCCTACAATAACCTCCGTGGAGACGCTGCTGGGGACCACCACGTTCGTACTGCACCGCGTCGCCGTGGCCGGCCGCCGCGCGATCGCCGAGCGGCTCGCGGTCCGACCGGGGCTGACCCTGTGGGAGTACGCCGCGCTCGCCGAGCTCGACGAACGCGGCCCTGTCGCGCAGAACGTCGTCGCCGAGGCGCTCGGGCTCGATCCGAGTGACGTGGTGAAGTTGATGGACGAGCTGTTGACCGCGCAACTGGTGACCCGGGACCGCGACGCCGAGGACCGCCGGCGGTACCGGATCGCCCTCACCGCGAAGGGCCGGCGCTCGCTCGCGACCGGGCACGACGTCGTCCGGAAGGTCGAGGAGGCCACGCTGGCGCCCTTGTCGCCGGCCGAGCGCTCGACGCTGCACCGGCTGGTGAGCAAGGTGCACACGAACTCTGTCGCCAAGTAACGATCGTCAGGCGGCGCTGCGGTCGCTGAGTGGGCGACGACGGGCGACCGGGTCGGTCAGCGAGACCGGCTGCCACGCGCCGTCGGCCTGGTACAGGTCGGTGCCGGGCGGGACGATCGCGTCGATCCGGTCGAGCGTCGCGTCGTCCAGGGTCAGCTCGGCACCCTTGAGCAGGCTGTCGAGGTGGTCCATCGTGCGCGGGCCGCTGATCACGGACGTGACCGCCGGGTGCGCGACGACGAACGCCAGCGCCAGCTCGGGCAGCGAACAACCGATGCCCTCGGCAACTTCCACGAGCTGTTCGAGCGCGTCGAACTTGGCCGCGTTCGCCGGCAGCGACGGGTCGAACCGGAACGGCGTGAGCGCGGCCCGGCCGGAGCCGAGGTCGACCGGCCGGCCCTTGCGGACCTTGCCGGACAGGAAGCCGGAGGCGAGCGGGCTCCAGGTGAGCACACCCATGTTCAGCCGCGCGCAGGTCGGCAGCAGCGAGCGCTCGATCCCGCGCGCGATCAGCGAGTACGGCGGCTGTTCGGTGCGGAACTTGCCGTATCCGCGGCGTTCGGCGACGTGGTACGCCTCGACGATCTCCTCGGCCGGGAACGTCGAGCAGCCGAACGCGCGGATCTTGCCCTGGCTGACCAGGTCGGTGAGCGCCGACAGGGTCTCCTCGATGTCCGTGGCCGGGTCCGGACGATGCACCTGGTACAGGTCGATCCAGTCGGTACCGAGCCGGCGCAGGCTCTGCTCGACCTCGTGCACGATCCAGCGCCGCGAGTTGCCGCCGCGGTTGCGGCCCTCGCCCATCGGGAAGTGCACCTTGGTCGCCAGCACGACGTCGTCCCGGCGGCCCTGCAGCGCCTTGCCGACGATCTCCTCGCTCTCGCCGGCGGAGTACATGTCGGCGGTGTCGACGAAGTTGATGCCCTGGTCGAGGGCGGCGTGGATGATCCGGATCGCGTCGGCGTGGTCGGGGTTGCCGACGGCGCCGAACATCATCGTGCCGAGGCAGTGCACGCTGACCTCGATCCCCGTCCCACCGAGAGTGCGGTAACGCATCGAACAGCTCCTTGCTTCGTGGTGTGGCTCGGAGACTAGGAGCTAGACCGCGCTCTAGGTCAAGCTCCGCGTACGGTGGCCGCATGACGTCTGTCGCCGACTACGCGCACCTGTGGGAACCGCAGCCGGGCTGGCTGAACACCGCCTCGTACGGGCTGCCGCCGCGGCCGGGATGGGAGGCGATGCAGGCGGCGCTGGCGGACTGGCGGGTCGGGGCCACCAGCTGGGAACCGTGGGACGCGTCCACCCGCCGGGCGCGCGAGTCGTTCGCCCGGTTGGTGAACGCGTCCGCCGAGGACGTCTTCGTCGGCGGCACCGTCTCCGCGGCCCTCGCCCCGATCGCGGCCGGGCTGCCGGACGGGGCCCGGGTCCTGGTCGACGAGGTCGAGTTCACGTCGAACGTCTACCCGTGGAAGGTGCACGAGGACCGCGGTATCGAGGTGGTCTCCGCAGCGACCGACGACCTGGTCGCCGCGATCCGGCCGGGGGTCGACGTGGTCGCGGTGAGCGCGGTGCAGTCCTCGACCGGCGCGGTGCTGGACCTGCCGGCCGTGGTGGCCGCCTGCCAGCGGATCGACGCGCTGCTGATCGTCGACGCGAGCCAGGCCGCGGGGTGGCTGCCGCTCGACGTGACCGGCCTGGACGCGCTCGTCGCCCACTCGTAC encodes the following:
- a CDS encoding GNAT family N-acetyltransferase gives rise to the protein MNAKVFRDPWGVPHLRAGDPLALAYLQGTNAAADRAWQLELERRRLLGTSAAFLGGEAVGWDVFARQARLSDTAQRCFAALDDETREWIEAYVAGVNHALPGGAARAPEFAATGLILEEWEPWTPVGIWLAVHILFAGFPTKLWRDQVARKLGDEAIDLFTSEGPRTAGSNGWLIPGDRTATGQPIIAGDPHRYIESPGVYQQIRLACPEYDVIGLAVPGIPGLAHFGHTGGVAWAITNAMADYQDLYREQLRRTASGVEALGPDGWEQAKAQTETVAVAGADDVAVEVIETARGPVIIGGPEAETAISLRYPPRVTGRIGFEVLPKLLRASTVADIDAAVDAWVEPVNVVLAADTEGGLLHRTAGLVPRRHEANRLRIVPGWEAEYGWQGWYEQMPRATVDDVAVMANARELAGSLGVEFAAPHRSRRIRELLSERTGWRVDEMPVVHTDTWLGSAGLLLDLLERLDDLTPAASALRDRLLAWDRRMDAGSTVASEYAAVRKALARRIADHPALAGLDDAPECPELFVPWLDTLTHVTFGLENLLTTELLRSIDLAVLGRDALEDVAARRPRGPWGDTHQLTPLHALRGPVFGPGEQPFDLSVSGDHHCVMSTSAVPGPSDVCIRGSAARYAWDLARREDSAWIVPLGASGVLGDPHHHDQLPLWQRGELAPIVTEWDQLVQEDRTFVHELAGFGVVRVIEADPERDLDLIHGWVSAERASFWGMGRLSRDEIAEIYRFLDSVPTHHVYVVHLDDVPIALVQTYDPQADPVGAAYAVEAGDIGLHLLVAPGAARPGFTGNLLRVLGIFVFGHLGHPRLVGEPDTRNDRAVDRLRRTGFTLGPEVKITLPDGGTKTAQLGFLTAEAFRGQGRPMRSS
- a CDS encoding siderophore-interacting protein; the protein is MGHGWEGVVLKLFRGKDFEFTVTGAEQVTERYRRVHFTDGGLLAAVGTHPTMWVRLWFDNAGKPHQRAYTLVDPDVEAGTFSLEFALHDGCASDWSLKAEPGDTIEATLQGTGFEVPDPLPERMLVIGDPASLPAINSLLGVAPKLPATIWFETSHDSDHDLPMRFDPDRHDVRHVHRSDGQLVEDVKATLPALVADPASAFVWIACDTATTRTLTSYVLKELRIPKDRVKALGYWRAA
- a CDS encoding GNAT family N-acetyltransferase, with the protein product MIRTLDPADPAIGPRLLAIQHAAYAVEAELIGFDGIPPLREDLPALMASTEHWLGRFVDDALVAAVAYELPDDRTVDITRLVVDPAYARQGHARALLDSLDDVQPRPVAVVSTGTANTPAIALYQGRGFEETDRLEIAPGVTITRFRRSRDEIGLT
- a CDS encoding alpha-N-arabinofuranosidase produces the protein MTSASLVLDPAFTIAPVNRRTFGTFVEHMGRCVYTGIYEPGHATADEDGFRKDVLELTRELGVSLVRYPGGNFVSGYRWEDGVGPREGRPRRLDLAWHSVETNQFGLDEFIRWCAKADVEPMMAVNLGTRGVQEALDLLEYANHPGGTALSDLRGQHGATTPYGITWWCLGNELDGPWQIGHKTATEYGRLAAETARAMRMVEPDLQLVACGSSSSRMPTFGTWEREVLRESYDFVDHISCHAYYGNDDGDTASFLASAVDMDRFIDSVVASADHVGAELKSRKRIDISFDEWNVWYGERSRRTDGPGDQWEVAPRRIEDEYNVADAVVVGNLLISLLRHSDRVAVACLAQLANVIAPIMTEPGGPAWRQPTFHPFALTSRLAAGDVLRVETSSPLIETAKFGEVPAVDAVATYDEGGKLAVFLVNRSADTPIEVEVDLTRTAVAEILEAHTLTDADPLAVNSATNPDRVTPRPTEGVQLADGRLKLTLPAISWTALGLA
- a CDS encoding carbohydrate ABC transporter permease, coding for MSSVTIPRTKPSGPVVPRFTFPQVALAVGAVLLALVWLAPLLWAVDTSLKPEPETTRTPITWLPEAPTFAAYQSVVDQGSILRWFLNSTIVACLVTVLTLGVSTLAAYGFSRTTFPGRRVLFGLLIAGILVPPQVLIVPLFQEMSSLRLVDTYWGIVLPQVVAPVMVFVLKKFFDGVSRDYEDAARVDGATRLRIVWSVMVPMSRPVLGAVAIFTFIGAWNNFLWPFIVTTDPSMMTIPVGLANVQGSYGLRYAQIMASAVLGGLPLLIVFALFQRQVVRGVGDAGIKG
- a CDS encoding carbohydrate ABC transporter permease, producing the protein MAVQTPPRTTSSPPTTTAPQRPGPPWTEKWGGLFFVAPFGVLFAFFLLWPTLSGLWNSFFNTSLAGVQQEFLGLRNWQEMFGDPAVWASLRNTLVFTAMSTPPLVVIALVMALLANRQGLLGWFLRFAYFAPFVLPATVVTLIWVWIYQPGFGLVNGLLTAGGFAEIDWLNTENRAMLAVVITTVWWTVGFNFLLYLAALQGIPEQVYEAAAIDGASGRQQLFRITLPLLSRTTGLIVVLQLVASLKIFDQIYLMTDGGPNYATRPIIQYIYESGFTSYRIGYASAVSYMFFLVIVIVSIAQFRLFGGRKEADR
- a CDS encoding extracellular solute-binding protein, whose protein sequence is MTASHPTRRTVLTAALGLAGVATLGGCGSLRRDARIREWNLFGGGDGARLLQIHDKFVAEHKDMAFEAHTLAWGPPFYTKLAMSAAGGRAPEVATLHLSRLKGFSPATMLDPIPLDLLAKAGITEPDFLPATWDRCKIDGQLYAVPLDQHPFVLYYNTDICAKAGLLGPDGRIKPVRGVEPFLDMLRAVKEVTGKFAASIETTNPWRMWWTLYGQLEGGFFDESGRDLVIDDAKALEALGLMAKLAADGLTPKSADYPSLVAQFSNGDAGLSFNGEWEVTTYQTAKLPFSMAPFPVVYDVPKYAGDAHTFVLPHQAVRNEADTAATIEYIAWMLKNSAEWAAGGHIPAYQPVVASPEYLNLKPQAEYRSVAPDVLFDPDAWFSGSGAQLQNEAGAAFAGVLAGRTTPRQGLDQFKAATRKLLDTPSPV